In Macadamia integrifolia cultivar HAES 741 chromosome 1, SCU_Mint_v3, whole genome shotgun sequence, a single window of DNA contains:
- the LOC122082725 gene encoding uncharacterized protein LOC122082725 isoform X1, with amino-acid sequence MFATIKFQALDPAKAPPNSTFLLRRSIIHNTLRRPPPSHLRLPVLRVSSISLQSEDAAAAAATTVSSSYPLTSSVASPLSLHLTDWNLTHRHIFILNVIACVVAVSTSWLFFSAIPTLLAFKRAAESLEKLFDVTREELPDTMDAVRLSGMEISDLTMELSDLGQEITQGVKSSTRAVRLAEDRLRRMTTMGPTALVQEQTNQRTQRMEPVLASTARGLREGIVQGRSLFQIILSISRFSRLALNYFGAREQKR; translated from the exons ATGTTCGCTACGATTAAATTCCAGGCTTTGGATCCTGCAAAAGCACCACCAAATTCTACTTTCCTCTTGCGTCGAAGCATCATCCACAACACTCTCCGCCGTCCACCTCCGTCGCATCTCCGCCTCCCTGTGCTACGCGTCTCCTCCATTTCTCTCCAGTCTGAAGAtgcggctgctgctgctgctacaacTGTCTCCTCATCTTATCCTCTCACTTCTTCAGTCGCTTCTCCGCTTTCGCTCCATCTCACCGACTGGAACCTCACCCATCGGCACATCTTCATCTTAAATGTCATCGCTTGCGTG gTGGCTGTTTCTACATCTTGGCTCTTTTTCTCTGCAATCCCGACTCTTCTG GCTTTCAAGAGAGCTGCTGAGTCATTAGAGAAGCTATTCGATGTCACGAGGGAGGAGCTCCCCGATACTATGGATGCCGTCCGGTTATCCGGCATGGAAATCAGTGACCTTACCATGGAACTCAGTGATCTCGG CCAGGAGATAACTCAAGGTGTTAAAAGCTCCACTCGAGCTGTTCGCTTGGCTGAGGACAGATTGCGTCGCATGACGACCATGGGTCCAACAG CATTGGTGCAGGAGCAGACCAATCAAAGAACCCAGAGGATGGAACCAGTATTAGCTAGCACTGCCAGAGGCCTTCGGGAGGGTATAGTGCAGGGGCGTTCTCTCTTCCAAATTATTCTTAGCATAAGTCGATTCTCTAGGTTGGCTCTTAACTATTTTGGTGCCCGAGAACAGAAGCGGTGA
- the LOC122082725 gene encoding uncharacterized protein LOC122082725 isoform X2, producing MFATIKFQALDPAKAPPNSTFLLRRSIIHNTLRRPPPSHLRLPVLRVSSISLQSEDAAAAAATTVSSSYPLTSSVASPLSLHLTDWNLTHRHIFILNVIACVVAVSTSWLFFSAIPTLLAFKRAAESLEKLFDVTREELPDTMDAVRLSGMEISDLTMELSDLGQEITQGVKSSTRAVRLAEDRLRRMTTMGPTGADQSKNPEDGTSIS from the exons ATGTTCGCTACGATTAAATTCCAGGCTTTGGATCCTGCAAAAGCACCACCAAATTCTACTTTCCTCTTGCGTCGAAGCATCATCCACAACACTCTCCGCCGTCCACCTCCGTCGCATCTCCGCCTCCCTGTGCTACGCGTCTCCTCCATTTCTCTCCAGTCTGAAGAtgcggctgctgctgctgctacaacTGTCTCCTCATCTTATCCTCTCACTTCTTCAGTCGCTTCTCCGCTTTCGCTCCATCTCACCGACTGGAACCTCACCCATCGGCACATCTTCATCTTAAATGTCATCGCTTGCGTG gTGGCTGTTTCTACATCTTGGCTCTTTTTCTCTGCAATCCCGACTCTTCTG GCTTTCAAGAGAGCTGCTGAGTCATTAGAGAAGCTATTCGATGTCACGAGGGAGGAGCTCCCCGATACTATGGATGCCGTCCGGTTATCCGGCATGGAAATCAGTGACCTTACCATGGAACTCAGTGATCTCGG CCAGGAGATAACTCAAGGTGTTAAAAGCTCCACTCGAGCTGTTCGCTTGGCTGAGGACAGATTGCGTCGCATGACGACCATGGGTCCAACAG GAGCAGACCAATCAAAGAACCCAGAGGATGGAACCAGTATTAGCTAG